One part of the Candidatus Cloacimonadaceae bacterium genome encodes these proteins:
- a CDS encoding lysozyme — MEATLLKRIKEQLVRHEGLRLKPYRCTAGKLTIGIGRNLDDCGISQKEAFVLLENDILRCERELLSEIPGIYSGLNETRKSVLLNMCFNLGITSLLGFKNTLTFISSGDFERAANNMLASKWAKQVGCRSIELSELMRKG, encoded by the coding sequence ATGGAAGCCACGCTGCTGAAAAGGATCAAAGAACAACTGGTCAGACATGAAGGTTTGAGACTCAAGCCATACCGCTGTACGGCAGGTAAATTGACCATCGGTATTGGCCGTAATCTCGATGACTGTGGTATCTCCCAGAAAGAAGCCTTTGTCCTGCTTGAGAATGACATTCTGCGTTGTGAGAGAGAACTTTTATCTGAGATTCCAGGTATCTACTCCGGGCTGAATGAAACCCGCAAATCAGTGCTTTTGAACATGTGCTTCAATCTAGGGATTACCAGTCTGCTTGGCTTCAAGAATACCCTGACATTCATTAGTTCTGGTGATTTCGAGAGAGCTGCTAATAACATGTTGGCATCGAAGTGGGCGAAGCAAGTCGGTTGTAGATCGATTGAACTATCCGAACTGATGAGGAAAGGCTAA
- a CDS encoding phage portal protein, with protein sequence MKVMRLGNHNVGISSATELLESKYKPEPVDLAVLKRVGKRLISKEAESKKVVSQPYSMSKLLALLDTDEYHSGCVDAITMATVMQFECKNSNVTKWMETAEFPACEDQTTILGELIKFYIACGNGFLIKLRNAQGQWMGLERMLPTEVQIVENYDEFGFFRPNFIQTKNNQKQDFAYADIIHIKKSTHKSNAWGLSCLPIAINVEILSEIKTFDYNNFLNGLMIDYFVIVEGGTLRDGTVTDEQGNEVLTDAYTEIEKALIEVKGNAKSHSTVLIESESKDVKIRLEPLRQQDREGGFLSLKKDLREGIFAYHRVPARVVSQLIPGQLGGDNKSDMLMFYHFVIKPLQQRLALTLSIEFNYEFNFGNLTEALQSADEQLFMQNRNL encoded by the coding sequence ATGAAAGTAATGCGTTTGGGTAATCACAATGTGGGTATCAGTTCTGCCACTGAGCTGTTGGAAAGCAAATATAAGCCTGAACCTGTCGATTTAGCAGTTCTGAAGCGAGTCGGCAAGCGGCTCATCTCAAAAGAAGCTGAGTCCAAGAAGGTAGTGTCTCAGCCCTATTCCATGAGTAAATTACTGGCACTGTTAGATACAGATGAGTACCATTCCGGCTGTGTGGATGCCATCACGATGGCAACCGTCATGCAGTTTGAGTGCAAGAACAGTAATGTCACCAAGTGGATGGAGACTGCCGAGTTCCCTGCCTGTGAAGATCAGACCACTATCTTAGGCGAGCTTATCAAGTTCTATATCGCCTGTGGGAATGGTTTCCTGATCAAGTTGCGTAATGCCCAAGGACAGTGGATGGGTTTGGAAAGGATGCTGCCCACAGAAGTGCAAATAGTCGAGAACTATGACGAGTTCGGCTTCTTTCGACCTAACTTTATCCAGACCAAGAACAACCAGAAACAGGACTTTGCCTATGCCGATATCATCCACATCAAGAAGAGTACCCATAAGTCCAATGCCTGGGGTCTATCCTGCCTACCCATAGCCATTAATGTCGAGATATTATCCGAGATCAAGACTTTTGACTATAACAACTTCCTGAACGGTCTGATGATCGATTACTTCGTCATTGTCGAAGGTGGTACGCTGCGTGACGGCACTGTCACCGATGAGCAGGGCAATGAAGTGCTGACAGATGCCTATACCGAGATTGAGAAAGCCCTGATTGAGGTTAAAGGCAATGCCAAAAGCCATTCCACTGTTTTGATCGAAAGTGAAAGCAAGGACGTTAAGATACGTCTTGAGCCTCTGCGTCAGCAGGACAGAGAAGGTGGCTTTCTTAGCCTAAAGAAGGACTTGAGAGAAGGCATCTTCGCTTATCACCGGGTCCCTGCCAGGGTTGTGTCCCAGCTTATCCCAGGACAACTTGGTGGGGATAATAAGAGCGATATGCTAATGTTCTACCATTTCGTGATCAAACCACTGCAGCAACGTCTGGCTCTCACCCTGTCTATCGAGTTCAACTATGAGTTCAACTTCGGTAATCTCACAGAAGCTCTACAATCTGCAGATGAGCAACTCTTTATGCAGAACCGTAATCTGTAG
- a CDS encoding XkdF-like putative serine protease domain-containing protein has product MNLFGNKSRIVQKGELRNVEVELVSLLFDEMNPANQKGFVVKNASGKSFEHKINSAKFKSETSGTQGRLYVTLMEPNIHDSQGDYYTKEEIQKSCDHFAKHGLVGKCDVNHNMQPVPEITVVENYILKTTDKEHFPDAKVGAWVQVLKCENLQSELWQKVEKGEFNGVSIYGRADDYSGTEASLTEIKNELGSLRKVAELNNNSEMQKGIAAITERITELEKSSGTVIVSEAIKSIEKSLKDLSVTMSRAISKSIPGEPDVNLQNVDKEVMIDGNKVIVKASHREIYKGIADVDSGKAMNILTANTTSLFIDEVVGSQPGDTLSDISVIPLLKDEKIDVGLIDDLVFKNSLDGALTAQGVSTADLSVPTGILNAEFTLGRDVVEFYKDKYGEQAFGAYVEQHIAKKTEKAMRLLLFKGDRASGTDKLKALNGIIKLATAASDVTDIDSSVQVTYAERFEAALLAFGDEMLEEQESFKFYVSQKDLIRIRSELSKRQTGVGDRLLLEGGNVSFAGIPVKARLMPDNYIVAGLTKFIIIGYRTDAELKVEHHGADWKYHWYIRIRPGITYIPNFIKIFKVI; this is encoded by the coding sequence GTGAATCTATTCGGAAACAAAAGCAGAATCGTTCAAAAAGGCGAACTGCGGAATGTGGAAGTCGAGCTGGTCTCGCTGCTCTTTGATGAGATGAATCCAGCTAATCAGAAGGGCTTCGTAGTCAAAAATGCAAGCGGTAAAAGCTTTGAGCACAAGATCAACTCTGCTAAGTTCAAAAGTGAAACAAGCGGCACTCAGGGAAGGCTTTATGTCACTCTGATGGAACCCAACATCCACGACTCCCAAGGCGACTATTACACCAAAGAAGAGATACAGAAATCCTGTGATCACTTTGCCAAGCACGGACTGGTCGGTAAATGCGATGTAAACCACAACATGCAGCCGGTTCCGGAGATTACTGTAGTGGAGAACTACATCCTCAAGACCACTGACAAAGAGCATTTTCCCGATGCTAAAGTGGGTGCCTGGGTACAAGTACTCAAGTGCGAAAATCTGCAGAGTGAACTCTGGCAGAAGGTCGAGAAAGGCGAGTTCAATGGTGTCTCCATCTATGGCAGAGCTGATGACTACAGCGGTACCGAAGCAAGCTTGACAGAGATCAAGAACGAACTCGGCAGCCTACGTAAGGTAGCGGAACTGAACAACAACAGCGAGATGCAGAAGGGCATAGCTGCCATTACAGAACGGATAACCGAACTCGAAAAGAGCAGCGGTACCGTTATCGTTTCTGAAGCCATCAAGAGCATTGAGAAAAGCCTGAAAGACCTGTCGGTCACCATGAGCAGAGCGATCTCCAAAAGCATACCCGGAGAGCCGGATGTAAACCTGCAAAATGTCGATAAGGAAGTCATGATCGATGGCAATAAAGTCATCGTCAAGGCAAGCCACCGCGAAATCTACAAAGGCATCGCCGATGTCGATTCCGGCAAGGCAATGAACATTCTGACCGCCAACACTACTTCGCTGTTTATTGATGAAGTGGTTGGCAGTCAACCGGGTGATACTCTTTCAGATATCTCTGTAATACCGCTGCTGAAAGATGAGAAGATAGACGTCGGGCTGATTGATGACCTGGTCTTCAAGAACAGCCTGGATGGTGCTTTGACGGCTCAGGGAGTCTCCACTGCCGATCTGTCCGTTCCTACCGGCATCCTCAATGCCGAGTTCACCTTGGGCAGGGATGTGGTCGAGTTCTACAAGGATAAGTATGGAGAGCAAGCCTTCGGTGCTTATGTGGAACAGCATATCGCCAAGAAGACCGAGAAAGCCATGCGACTGCTCCTATTCAAAGGCGACAGAGCCAGTGGGACAGATAAGCTCAAAGCCTTGAATGGCATCATTAAACTCGCCACTGCAGCCAGTGACGTGACTGATATCGACTCTTCGGTGCAGGTCACCTATGCCGAACGCTTCGAAGCTGCTCTGCTTGCCTTTGGTGATGAGATGTTAGAGGAGCAGGAGAGCTTCAAGTTCTATGTCTCACAGAAAGACCTCATCCGTATCCGCAGCGAACTGTCCAAACGTCAAACCGGAGTGGGCGACCGCTTGCTGTTAGAAGGCGGCAATGTCTCCTTCGCCGGTATCCCGGTCAAAGCACGCTTGATGCCTGATAACTACATCGTAGCCGGACTGACTAAGTTCATCATCATCGGCTACAGAACAGATGCCGAACTCAAAGTGGAACATCACGGTGCCGACTGGAAGTACCACTGGTACATCCGTATCCGTCCCGGTATCACCTACATCCCCAACTTCATCAAAATCTTCAAAGTCATCTAA